A section of the Burkholderia mallei ATCC 23344 genome encodes:
- a CDS encoding ABC transporter ATP-binding protein, whose amino-acid sequence MTNATHEPREPHELHEPRESHAPCIDLQDVSLQRGGRAILQRVRVTIGYSELVAMVGLNGAGKTSLLSLVATLAAPSGGRIFVDGFDALAQPARVRERIGVVFQESALEPRLTARENLWFIARCQGVTGRAAHTRVDALLEALGLRAHAATLVRRLSGGERRRLELARALVAQPRVLLLDEPTLGLDVAARDAFWAEIKRLVADGRTVLCSTHHTDEACDADRVVVLDRGELVALGSWRAMRAPVPGVIRLRVPDIDAARRWLAEHGYPFEVDAQGIAVAGADPQAVLPALLRQMPCRVLGADIAAPGLKDVVGHWIAARRGGDAAPRFAGRPA is encoded by the coding sequence ATGACGAACGCAACACATGAACCGCGCGAACCGCATGAGCTGCACGAACCGCGAGAATCGCACGCTCCCTGCATCGACTTGCAAGACGTGAGCCTGCAGCGCGGCGGCCGCGCGATCCTGCAGCGCGTGCGGGTCACGATCGGGTACAGCGAACTGGTCGCGATGGTCGGCTTGAACGGCGCGGGCAAGACTTCGCTGCTGTCGCTCGTCGCGACGCTCGCGGCGCCGAGCGGCGGGCGCATCTTCGTCGACGGCTTCGACGCGCTCGCGCAGCCCGCGCGCGTGCGCGAGCGCATCGGCGTCGTGTTTCAGGAATCGGCGCTCGAGCCGCGGCTCACCGCGCGCGAGAACCTGTGGTTCATCGCGCGTTGCCAGGGCGTGACCGGGCGCGCCGCGCACACGCGCGTGGACGCGCTGCTCGAGGCGCTCGGTCTTCGCGCGCACGCGGCGACGCTCGTGCGCCGGCTCTCGGGCGGCGAGCGCCGGCGGCTCGAGCTCGCGCGCGCGCTCGTCGCGCAGCCGCGCGTGCTGCTGCTCGACGAGCCGACGCTCGGCCTCGACGTGGCCGCGCGCGACGCGTTCTGGGCCGAGATCAAGCGGCTCGTCGCCGACGGGCGCACGGTGCTCTGCTCGACCCATCATACCGACGAGGCGTGCGACGCCGACCGCGTCGTCGTGCTCGATCGCGGCGAGCTGGTCGCGCTCGGTTCGTGGCGTGCGATGCGCGCGCCCGTGCCCGGCGTGATCCGGCTGCGCGTGCCGGACATCGACGCGGCGCGCCGCTGGCTCGCCGAGCACGGCTATCCGTTCGAAGTCGACGCGCAAGGCATCGCGGTCGCGGGCGCCGATCCGCAGGCGGTGCTGCCGGCGCTGCTGCGGCAGATGCCGTGCCGCGTGCTCGGCGCCGATATCGCCGCGCCGGGGCTGAAGGATGTCGTCGGCCACTGGATCGCCGCGCGCCGCGGCGGCGACGCCGCGCCACGTTTCGCCGGGCGGCCCGCATGA